The following coding sequences are from one Canis lupus baileyi chromosome 23, mCanLup2.hap1, whole genome shotgun sequence window:
- the LOC140615234 gene encoding olfactory receptor 10T2-like, whose protein sequence is MGNHTTVSTFLLWGFSSFPDLQALLFVMIFFSHVTILAANVSVMVAIRLSHNLHTPMYFFLCGLSFSETCTTMAIIPRMLVDLLADCKTISLPECATQMFFFFGLGANNCFIMAAMSYDRYIAIHNPLHYPILMTHKICFQLLMASWMAGFLVSLCIVIIVFNLSFCDSNIIQHFFCDISPVVCLACDYTSHQEMAIFVLSAFVLVGSFVFIMMSYVFIVSTVVKMPSAKGRYKAFSTCSSHLTVVCIHYGFAGFVYLRPKDRDSFREDMLMAVTYTVLTPLLNPIVYSLRNKEMQTALRKVLGRTDRFIPQMVNKRTPDS, encoded by the coding sequence ATGGGCAATCATACCACAGTGAGCACATTCCTTCTGTGGGGGTTTTCCAGTTTCCCAGACTTGCAGGCTCTCCTCTTTGTGATGATTTTCTTCTCCCATGTGACCATCCTAGCCGCAAATGTGTCCGTAATGGTGGCCATCAGGCTCAGTCACAACCTTCACACCCCTATGTACTTTTTCCTCTGCGGCCTGTCCTTTTCAGAAACGTGTACCACGATGGCAATCATACCCCGCATGTTAGTGGACTTGCTAGCAGACTGCAAGACCATTTCTCTTCCTGAGTGTGCCACAcagatgtttttcttctttggcttGGGAGCCAATAACTGCTTCATCATGGCTGCCATGTCCTATGACCGTTATATTGCCATTCACAACCCGCTGCACTACCCCATCTTGATGACCCATAAGATCTGCTTTCAGCTCCTCATGGCCTCTTGGATGGCTGGGTTCCTGGTTTCTCTGTGCATCGTCATCATTGTATTCaacttgtctttctgtgactcCAACATCATCCAGCACTTCTTCTGTGATATCTCACCTGTGGTCTGCCTTGCCTGTGATTACACCTCCCATCAAGAAATGGCTATTTTTGTGCTCTCTGCCTTTGTGTTGGTGGGCAGCTTTGTCTTCATTATGATGTCCTATGTCTTCATTGTGTCCACCGTTGTGAAGATGCCCTCTGCCAAGGGGAGGTATAAGGCCTTTTCCACTTGCTCCTCCCACCTCACTGTGGTGTGCATACACTATGGATTTGCTGGCTttgtctacttgaggcccaaggACAGGGACTCGTTCCGTGAGGACATGCTGATGGCTGTCACATATACGGTGCTGACCCCTCTGCTTAACCCGATTGTTTATAGtctcagaaacaaagaaatgcaGACTGCCCTAAGGAAGGTGCTAGGCAGGACAGATAGGTTCATCCCTCAGATGGTGAATAAACGAACACCGGACAGTTAA
- the LOC140615412 gene encoding olfactory receptor 10T2-like yields MMGNHTTVSTFLLWGFSSFPDLQALLFVMIFFSHVTILAANVSVMVAIRLSHNLHTPMYFFLCGLSFSETCTTMAIIPRMLVDLLADCKTISLPECATQMFFFFGLGANNCFIMAAMSYDRYIAIHNPLHYPILMTHKICFQLLMASWMAGFLVSLCIVIIVFNLSFCDSNIIQHFFCDISPVVCLACDYTFFQKMVLFAFTAFVLVGSFVFIMMSYVFIASTVAKMPSAKGRYKAFSTCSSHLTVVCIHYGFAGFVYLRPKDRDLFREDMLMAVTYTVLTPLLNPIVYSLRNKEMQTALRKVLGKTDRFIPQMVNKRTPDS; encoded by the coding sequence ATGATGGGCAATCATACCACAGTGAGCACATTCCTTCTGTGGGGGTTTTCCAGTTTCCCAGACTTGCAGGCTCTCCTCTTTGTGATGATTTTCTTCTCCCATGTGACCATCCTAGCCGCAAATGTGTCCGTAATGGTGGCCATCAGGCTCAGTCACAACCTTCACACCCCTATGTACTTTTTCCTCTGCGGCCTGTCCTTTTCAGAAACGTGTACCACGATGGCAATCATACCCCGCATGTTAGTGGACTTGCTAGCAGACTGCAAGACCATTTCTCTTCCTGAGTGTGCCACAcagatgtttttcttctttggcttGGGAGCCAATAACTGCTTCATCATGGCTGCCATGTCCTATGACCGTTATATTGCCATTCACAACCCGCTGCACTACCCCATCTTGATGACCCATAAGATCTGCTTTCAGCTCCTCATGGCCTCTTGGATGGCTGGGTTCCTGGTTTCTCTGTGCATCGTCATCATTGTATTCaacttgtctttctgtgactcCAACATCATCCAGCACTTCTTCTGTGATATCTCACCTGTGGTCTGCCTTGCCTGTGATTAcaccttttttcaaaaaatggttcTTTTTGCATTCACTGCCTTTGTGTTGGTGGGCAGCTTTGTCTTTATTATGATGTCCTATGTCTTCATTGCATCCACCGTTGCGAAGATGCCCTCTGCCAAGGGGAGGTATAAGGCCTTTTCCACTTGCTCCTCCCACCTCACTGTGGTGTGCATACATTATGGATTTGCTGGCTttgtctacttgaggcccaaggACAGGGACTTGTTCCGTGAGGACATGTTGATGGCTGTCACATATACGGTGCTGACCCCTCTGCTTAACCCGATTGTTTATAGtctcagaaacaaagaaatgcaGACTGCCCTAAGGAAGGTTCTAGGCAAGACAGATAGGTTCATCCCTCAGATGGTGAATAAACGAACACCGGACAGTTAA
- the LOC140615413 gene encoding olfactory receptor 5P4 yields the protein MENENHTTVTEFIILGLTDNPTLCAIFFVIFLGVYIITIVGNISIIILIRSSPQLHTPMYLFLSHLAFVDIGYSTSVTPIMLMSFLREKTTIPVTGCIAQLGSDVTFGTTECFLLATMAYDRYVAICSPLLYSTQMSPVVCFLLLGASYLGGCMNASSFTGCLMNLTFCGPNKINHFFCDLFPLLKLSCGHVYIAEISPAISSASVLISTLFTIIVSYTYILHSILNMRSTEGRKKAFSTCTSHLTAVTLFYGTVLFVYVMPKSTYSADQVKVASVIYTVVVPMLNPLIYSLRNKEVKGAMRKLMAKMHWFS from the coding sequence atggaaaatgaaaatcatacaACAGTGACAGAGTTCATTATTCTGGGATTAACAGATAATCCCACACTATGTGCCATCTTCTTTGTGATTTTCCTGGGAGTTTATATAATTACcatagtgggaaatatcagtataATCATCCTAATCCGAAGCAGCCCACAGCTTCACACCCCGATGTACCTTTTTCTCAGCCATTTGGCCTTTGTAGACATTGGGTATTCCACCTCAGTGACTCCGATCATGCTAATGAGTTTCTTAAGAGAGAAAACGACTATCCCTGTCACTGGCTGTATAGCCCAGCTTGGCTCTGATGTCACTTTTGGGACTACAGAGTGCTTCCTGCTGGCCACCATGGCCTATgatcgctatgtggccatctgctcTCCCTTGCTCTActccacccagatgtccccagtgGTCTGCTTCCTCCTATTGGGGGCTTCCTACCTGGGTGGATGCATGAACGCTTCATCATTTACTGGCTGTTTGATGAATCTAACCTTCTGTGGACCAAACAAAATCAACCATTTCTTCTGTGACCTCTTTCCACTCTTGAAGCTTTCTTGTGGCCATGTTTATATTGCCGAAATATCGCCCGCCATCTCTTCCGCATCCGTCCTCATAAGCACACTGTTTACCATAATTGTGTCCTATACCTACATTCTCCACTCAATCCTGAATATGCGCTCTACTGAGGGGAGAAAGAAGGCCTTCTCAACCTGCACCTCCCACCTCACCGCAGTCACTTTGTTTTATGGGACAGTTTTGTTCGTTTATGTAATGCCCAAGTCAACTTATTCAGCTGATCAGGTCAAAGTGGCATCTGTGATCTATACAGTGGTAGTCCCCATGTTGAACCCCCTCATCTATAGCCTGAGAAACAAGGAGGTAAAAGGAGCCATGCGAAAACTAATGGCTAAAATGCATTGGTTCTCCTGA
- the LOC140615414 gene encoding olfactory receptor 5P4-like: METENHTMVTEFIILGLTEDPTLCIIFFVVFLGIYVATLLGNVSIIMLIHRSPQLHTPMYLFLSHLAFVDIGYSTSVTPIMIVGFLRERTTIPVAGCIAQLGSDVIFGTAECFLLAAMAYDRYVAICSPLLYSTHMSSRVCIILLAASYLGGCVNASSFTGCLLSLTFCGPNKINHFFCDFPPLVKLSCTHIYVAETSPAILAGSIIVITLFIIAISYLYILHSVLNMRSPEGRHKAFSTCTPHLSAVTLFYGTVTFVYVIPKSDYSSDHIKVVSVFYSVVIPMLNPLIYSLRNKEVKEATRKLMARRHWLF, encoded by the coding sequence ATGGAGACTGAAAACCATACAATGGTGACAGAGTTCATTATTTTGGGGTTGACAGAGGATCCTACACTTTGTATCATCTTCTTTGTGGTTTTTCTAGGAATCTATGTCGCTACCCTACTGGGCAATGTCAGCATAATCATGCTGATCCACAGAAGTCCTCAGCTTCACACCCCAATGTATCTTTTCCTCAGCCATTTAGCCTTTGTGGATATCGGGTATTCCACGTCAGTCACACCCATTATGATTGTGGGTTTCTTAAGAGAGAGAACTACTATCCCTGTTGCTGGCTGCATAGCTCAGCTTGGCTCTGATGTTATCTTTGGAACAGCTGAGTGCTTCCTGCTGGCCGCCATGGCCTATgatcgctatgtggccatctgctcTCCACTTCTCTACTCTACACACATGTCTTCCAGAGTCTGCATCATCCTCTTGGCTGCTTCCTATCTGGGGGGATGTGTGAATGCTTCATCATTTACTGGCTGTCTACTGAGCTTGACTTTCTGTGGACCAAATAAAATCAATCATTTCTTTTGTGACTTCCCACCACTAGTAAAGCTTTCTTGTACCCATATTTATGTTGCTGAAACATCACCTGCTATCCTAGCCGGGTCCATCATTGTAATCACACTGTTTATCATAGCTATTTCATATCTATACATCCTGCATTCAGTCCTAAATATGCGCTCCCCTGAAGGAAGACACAAGGCCTTCTCCACTTGTACTCCTCACCTCAGTGCAGTCACTTTGTTTTATGGGACAGTCACATTTGTTTATGTCATACCCAAGTCAGATTACTCGTCTGATCATATTAAAGTGGTGTCTGTGTTCTACTCAGTGGTGATCCCCATGTTGAACCCCTTGATCTATAGTCTGAGAAACAAAGAGGTTAAAGAGGCCACGAGAAAATTGATGGCTAGAAGACATTGGTTATTTTGA